In ANME-2 cluster archaeon, the DNA window CCAGTTCACTAAGATCGTAAACAAAGGTCTCACCCCCTTTCCCCAGTTCGATCTTCCCACGCCATATCTTCATACTTTCAATGTCTTTCAGTTCCAAGTGCCTGGATGCCACAAACTCTTCAATACCCTCGTGTGAGAACGTATCCATGCAGAATAGTCCCAGGGGAAGGATATTGGCACGCATGAACATATGCAGCAAACCGTAAGGGCTCTTGTCTATCTTATAGACCGCATCAATATTGCATGGTGGTCCTACAAAAGCGATACTTCGCATACCCTGCTGTACAGCATTCATCAGGGCCTGTATGGTCATGCTGTGGGCGTAGATACTGCCTGCAGACTCCATTAATTCGTCGTGGGTGGTGGCAATAACAGGTACAGGTCTCCAGGGGTCATCTTCGGATTTTACTGTGACTATTGCACAATCGATCAATCCCTCCTCCAGTAGATAAGCCAGCAGTGATGTGACTACTCCCCCATCCTGTCCCCTGACCCCTTTCAAGGCTGACCGGGCCGCATAAGGATGCCTCATACTGCCAACTAGTCCCTCCTCAGTAGTAATGGTACGGGGGCACTGGTTATAGCAGATACCGCATGCCGTACAGGGACCGATCAGCTTGGGTTTCTCGCCCTCCATGATAATTGACGGGCAGCTTGCTGCACAGGCACCGCAGGCAGCACAGATTCCGGGTTTAATTATATCCTTGCGCAGCCGGCCGAAAGATATCTTGTGTTTATCCTTCAGACTGCGTTTGACCCTGACGATGTTCTTTCTCATGTCATCGAATTTTTTCTTGCATTCAGGGTCATGGAAATAGTAGGTTCTTCCTTCGTGACCAGAGGTATATGGAGTATCCAAAGGTACTTCCCGCTTACATATTGGATCAATGGGCATATTTGTTTCTTCCTTGATTA includes these proteins:
- a CDS encoding NADP oxidoreductase, translated to MPIDPICKREVPLDTPYTSGHEGRTYYFHDPECKKKFDDMRKNIVRVKRSLKDKHKISFGRLRKDIIKPGICAACGACAASCPSIIMEGEKPKLIGPCTACGICYNQCPRTITTEEGLVGSMRHPYAARSALKGVRGQDGGVVTSLLAYLLEEGLIDCAIVTVKSEDDPWRPVPVIATTHDELMESAGSIYAHSMTIQALMNAVQQGMRSIAFVGPPCNIDAVYKIDKSPYGLLHMFMRANILPLGLFCMDTFSHEGIEEFVASRHLELKDIESMKIWRGKIELGKGGETFVYDLSELDPYRSSSCKYCTDLTGRHAAISFGGVGTPDGWTTVFTRSGRGYEIFNEAVEMGYIESRDLEEKEMVRVLNLARMKKVQKYGLIRREK